Proteins encoded together in one Microcebus murinus isolate Inina chromosome 16, M.murinus_Inina_mat1.0, whole genome shotgun sequence window:
- the LOC105857093 gene encoding cystatin-12-like yields the protein MWQKVLLLGGLIVLQTQVCSCRFVDIDQNYGYFTICLEYAVFQFNENQEDEYAYKFLQVQKSQHKRDTLIYLMDLELGRTTCKKHDEDIDNCPLQDGAGEKTFKLLNSTCVQETW from the exons ATGTGGCAGAAAGTGCTCCTGCTTGGAGGGCTCATTGTGCTGCAGACCCAGGTCTGCAGCTGCAGATTTGTGGACATTGATCAGAACTATGGCTACTTTACCATCTGTTTGGAGTATGCTGTGTTTCAGTTCAACGAGAACCAGGAAGATGAGTACGCCTACAAGTTTCTGCAGGTCCAGAAGAGCCAGCACAAG AGAGACACACTGATATATCTAATGGATTTGGAATTGGGCCGCACAACTTGTAAAAAACATGACGAAGACATCGACAATTGCCCATTGCAAGACGGCGCAGGAGAGAAAACG TTCAAACTCCTGAACAGCACCTGTGTGCAGGAAACGTGGTGA